The window AAATACTAGCAACAACACATCAAAAGCTTCACTGAACGGTATCGGTTTTACGAGCGACAAAGTCTACGGCCCCGAACTGCCCCCCGACCGAGTAGAAAAGAAAATCAACGGTGTTAACCCCACACCGGTCACTAACGGTAACGGAAATCACTCAGAGAGTTCCGGAACGAGCGACAGCGAACCGGAAAATCCGCaaaaaagtccacaaaaagaaaacaaaccgGTGGCGACACCTCCGCTTCCCCCGAAAAAATCAATGCCTAGCATAAATAACGAGGAAACCGCCAAATCACCACTAATGCAAAAGAATCGGACGTTATCGCCAcgcaatactaatagtacaacaCCGATTAGTTCAACAAATGCGGAAAAGAAAGGGTCATTTCAGCCGGTTACTACGAAATTGGTTCCGTATGAGACGGACGATTCGAGTTGTTCCGACGAATCGAATCAGTCGCCACAGGATGTGGAGTATAGAGTTTCTACGAAGGCGGCAGTGGGCGATTGGAAGGTTACTTCAACTGAACCAACGACGCAGAGTAAAAGTTGGGGAGAGAAAAAACAAGATGGGACTGTTAGCGAATTGTTCAAAATGTCCCACAGTGGGTATTCGGCACCTGTTTCCTCGTGGAACGGTACTAGGTCTCAGCTAGATAAGGAAATTAGCAACGAAAGGAGAGAAGACAGAAAGAGAGCTTTGAGTGATAATTCGGACCAAGGCAAAgtcaaacatcaaaaactgAATAACTCCTACAAGTCTAATCCTGGTTACAATCCCGTACAAGTGAGTAATTTGTTAGTTCCGATAATAgcttctttatattttttgaaaagctattaaatatattaaaaaatattttgcaaatttaaaaatagtttcctAAACTTCTTGgataaaaatatagaaaattgAGTGATTTTAGCTGTCGTTTCGTATTCAAATATTTGTATGAATTGTTGTATATCGTATTTTTGTTTCAGGAATTTCACAACACTAAGAACTGGAGTCAGAACAACGGTTACAAGCCGTTTTATTCGGGCAACCGGCACCGTCGTAATTTCCACCACAAAagctttcataaaaattaccgCTTTAGgcagtgattaattttaaggttgaatatttttacataGGCAATTGAACTTGTATAATTGTGCATATTATGTCACCATTGTTTAGCATAACTGAATTTGTGAATTTATAATgtaagtatttatatttttaaacaaactataATTCCTAATTTTGATTGAAAAACCGATGTAATAAAGTAGCGATAGTATAATTAACAATGAAATCTTTTAGGAAGTggtatttgtttcatttttttgagcTTAATGTTCACAGTGCATTTAAAatactgtattttttctatttcttttCCTATTTGTACAAAGATTTATTTACCATTAAGCATAAAGATATTAAACTTTTACCATATATTACTTTAatgtttattaacttcttgaAATTGACGaatgttttgaattttatgatgcaactttgaaattttaaacaatggTAATAGTCAAACCTACACTATGTGTACTCATGTTGTAGCAATGCAACCATGTATCTGTTCTAGAACAAAActttggaaataaaatttttatattaatagaaaattttattgcaacatTAATTACAATCAGCTACTTGTTCTTGACTACAAAGTGACAATAAATTATACTTTTTGTGCTTAAGATAGTCAGGTATAACACTTAAAAACGCAAACCCCTTTATCACTTCAACAATAATAGCCACTTTTGCCTCTTTAAGATCAACTTTATGATCAGGCCTCAGCTCGGACACTTTCGCTGCAATTAATTTTATGACTTCATCCCGCGAAACAACATTATTATTCCGGTGGTTGAAGATCACACAAAACGTTTGCGGGGACTCCACAAAGTGTTTCTGGGCGAGGGGCACAAATGCGTTGACAATATCACTCACATTCGCCTTGCACGTAATTTCCACAGGAATCAGTCTCAGCAAAAATTTCGTTCTTTGGGTCTTACTCCCATCAACATCTTTTATAATCGCCTCTGCTAGCTCAACCGGATTCTCCAAACTCGTCCTAATGAATAGGAAATTTTTGGCACCAGATTCTATAACCTGGAATCGTTTTTCACTCTTGTCTTGCTTCAGTTCGGATATTTCTTTAGCCAACGAGTCGTCAATGTCTTGCTCAGCTTCAGGTTCGTTGCTCTCTTGGTACAATTTGTCAGCATATTCGTTTAGTAAATTGTAAGATTCCTTAATGCAGTCCTTTTCCCTGTTGTTACAACTGCAGAGGAAGCCCCGCAAGTTCACGTCCAAGCTCAGTCTTTTGTTGgaagtttttttaaagtagtattttttggatttttgtttGGAAACAACTGGCTTACTCATGACTACGACCCCTACAAAACTATGTTGTAATATACAATTCACCAAATAAATCGATATGTGACCACTGTTCTTTGTTAATAACACGTATTaatccaatatttttttatttgtaagcataaaaagttaaaataaatacgcACTTAAAAATTAGGTTAGCTGAAACATCACGCCTGACCAACCTAACAGACAAAACTtcctaaattttttgtttctgtgTCAGACATTTTGTTGATGGGTGACATTTGTCACATAtgattttacaatttataaataaatcgcAGTGCTAAAATCCGTGCAAATTGTGATGGGTCGTTACTGTTAAAATGGGCTTTGATATTAATAGGTTTCAAGGAGATGTAGATGAGGAATTGGTGTGCCCCATTTGTTCGGGAGTACTGGAGGACCCCTTGCAGGTgtgtttacttatttttttaatggaaaaagTCTTACTGGTTTTGCAGGCACCTGTGTGCGAGCATGCATTTTGCAAGTCCTGCATAACCGAATGGATCACAAGACAGCCCACATGCCCCGTGGACCGACAAAGTGTCACATCAGCGCAACTGCGCCCAGTGCCCCGAATTTTACGAAACTTGCTTTCTAGGTAATCAAAAAGTCTGAAATGAAACCGTTCGATTCAATATTTTGTTCCAGACTGTGTATAAATTGTGATAACGCTCAGTATGGCTGTACGcgtgtattaaaattagactCTCTCTCGAACCACCTTGAAGAATGCGAACATAATCCTAAGAGACCTTTACCGTGTGAGAAGGGCTGTGGTTTAGTGATTCCTAAAGATGAGTTGAAAGACCACAATTGCGTGAAAGAACTGCGAGCGCTGATACAGACCCAGCAGCAGAAAATGAACGACTTCCAGCAGGAAATCACCGAGCAGCGCTTCCTAATCAACGAGCAAAAGCGCGAAATGCAGCTGCTGAAGGAGTTCATGAGGGCCATGAGGATATCGAACCCTTCAATGAGGGCAATAGCTGATGCAATGGAGAGAGATGAAGTCTTAAGGTGGAGCAACTTTCTCCAAAGGGCGCGAGTCACCCGATGGGGAGGGATGATCTCGACACCAGATGAAGTTCTTCAAGTAGGTTCAATCAACAAGTGgcgaaattttcataatttcctTCCAGAGAATGATTAGAAGGACGTTAACTGAGATGGGGTGCCCCAACCACATATTAGACGATCTAATGGAAAATTGTCACGAGAGGAGGTGGCCCCCCGGCTTGAGCTCGCTGGAGACCAGGCAAAACAATAGGAGACAATACGAAAACTATGTTTGTAAAAGAGTACCGGGCAAGCAGGCTGTGCTGGTACTGGCGTGCGACAATACGCATATGGGCGAAGACATGATGGTAGAGCCAGgtttagttatgatttttgCTCACGGTATAGAGTAACCctctttgtttttattttttttaattacattccttttaaatacattaatttacattaaGTTTAATCATAATCTTTCTCACTGCTTTATTATAAAATCTGGGGTCTGTAAGTGCCACAAATTGTTCCGTTCTGGTGGTGATGCAgtcaattttatcaattagaATTcgtaaaattagaaaattgacAGGAAGTGCACTAATGATACAGGATTATTCAGCTTGAACAAATTAACTGTTTTGTAACTTACTGCAATGTGCCATTATTCAtgaaccaaaagtaaattAAGGCTGTGGTctactttattaaaacattttcacCCGTTTACGTATAAATAGCTTTAATGGGTCATTTAAACACCGGTAAAAATGAAACTAATTCGCCGCTTGAGGGGCTTTAAACGTcgtttgtagaaaatttaattctcttcaactgtttttgttacgtttttcttGTGTTTTTGATTGTATTCGCatgtaaattataaatttaataaattattcatgcactttaaaaaataataataatgtaatttatactttcaatgagagatctaaccattaataattattgacTGTGTCTAAACTCCCGGGAGCGTCACGAATATTGAAAGTGACGTCATCAACGACCaggatttttaattgttttattgattttttgtattttacacataatttttgttgtaaatattATAGCAATCCTTAAATTTTCCAATTGGAGGAGAAGCCAATCAGTCAAGTCTTTAATAACGATTGCAAggccaaatttaaaaaatacttacattttattttttattacacaaaaagttTGTGTCTTCGAGCATCATATATATATGATGAGTGCCTATAATAATAgggagaatttttttgcagaCCAGTGTTATTGAACTTACTTTTTGCAATcaagaaattattataaacGTTGACTGCATCATCAATTTTGTTCCAGAACGTGTTCATTTGTCGATTTTATAATGCGTAAAGTCATCAATAATTCCTGCCGCCAGGATAATTGATTACTTTTGCATTTTCAAAGAATTTGCTGttaatattgatttttcaacaataacGGAAACGCTGACGCAGACTTGAATGTTGGTGGATGTGCGGTTTTCCCGTTTTGTTTCGTTTTAGTTATGTATAGTTTAATGATCTGACATTTGATCTCAAAAATTCACAACAAAGTCGTTCCTACATCCGATCGGATTTGGTCTGACATAACACTAGTCACGTCAGAAATGTGatttaatttctaaattttttgaatggaGGTATGGAAATATCAAACACTAAATTCTACTCGAAGCTCCCCTACGTTTTGAGGACTAGCAAAGGAACTCAAAGAGCTAAATACATTTGTGTAGCTTCTTgcagttaatttttgttagggttttggggggtgcgatgtttatttattttgtaatgtgATTAATATTGAGGCTTAAATGTACTTAACTTCTGTTGGGCATTTTGTAGTTCTTATGTGCTGCCAATTCTTGTAATaaacaagtaaatttttatatgttaATGTGATTACGACCCCGTTTGTAAAAGTAAAACACGAATTCGGACACGAGAAATAATAACGCGATTAAAACACCGcctaaaaacagtaaaattgcGGATCCTACGTGTTCACGACCGGCACTTGAATACCCAGGATTCAAGTTGAGAGTTGAAACAGGCCGTAAATTtgatttgagaattttttgcaatattcCAGACTCGTCCAAAGCAATTACACTGAAAAACAATGATATAACGTATTCCAACAATCTTAAATATTACtgtttgtttatgttttttttccacGAATTATTACGCAGCGTCAGAAAACCTTGGGTGTATCTCACATTCAGTTTCATTGTTTGCAAGGATAGAATTTCGTCGAGGCCCAAATTATTCACCATGTACTGCTGTAATGAAATTTCAGGGCCCACACCGATCCTGTCGTTTatatccaatttttcaaatagagCATTTAAGTCAGAGACGTATTCTGTTACAAGCTGAAACAGTTGTTGCAAAGTCGTTCACATAAACTCAGAAATTACAAATCTTTCTTTGAATTGTTTTATCTCGCTCCGGGTGCACTCAGGACTGATCAAGTGAAGTTTATCGATTCTGAGGTTCTGTAAATTAGCGTTAGTTTCGACGTTTTCCACCAGAATTGAAGTTATAGCAGCCGCAAAACCGGTGTACAATAAATACGCCATCAGATATCCCAGGAAAAATATCAAGCAACTGGCAAAACCGCTCGGTGTGTGACTTAGGCCTTTAAATTTTGGTTCCGTAAGgacaaattttgaatttttttaccttgTTGGCACGCAGCGGCAATGGCCCAAAGTGTTATCTCAACCCACGTCCATGTTTCGTAACTTGGTCGCATCATTGCGTATTTTCGGGTTGAGATTCGTAAACATACAGCCAGAAGGATCATTATTGCAAAGAAAACCAACCACAGTGAGCCGGCAAACGTTAAAATGAATATATCTTTGGTGAATCGCAACTTGCTGGGTTTGTAAACCAATATCAAACTACAATTGAGTAACGCATGCAAGGATTTTTCACTGGTTTAAATAACGTACTTGCTCTTTATGACTGGGTATAACTCGGTTACATTTGAGGGCAAATTCTCAGAATGTGGGTGGCAGATTACTAAATCAATTTCGTTGTTGAAAAGTTGagttaaattgtttattactttGAATTCAGTGctggaattaaaaattcattggcTCTATCTAAAGTGTCATTTTTCTCGATAAAGAAAACAGTTTAATACTCCTCTCAATGCACTAAGGATTAGGGATGTTTTACCTGATATTTAAGGCTTctcgaaaattttcaattatgtCAATACTGTAACCTTCGATCATTGTTTGATTATCGTTGATCGTCATCCGACAATCGAGAAAATCAAACGTTGATGCTTTTTCTGCAAACACTCCAATTTTTAGAGTCGTGTTTAATACATGTTCGTCTTCGGTTGCAAAAATATACTTATACTCGAACCAAACTTGGCTCGAGTTGTCCACATTTTCAAGAACTTCAATAGAGGCCTTATTCACTTTTTTGTGAGCTATGAAAAATTGAATAGCGTCTCTGGATTGAACCCAAGGAAGGGACACAATCAAGCAGAGAGCAATGATACGCATTTTTGCGAAGTGATTGGAAGAGTGGTTGATTTTATATGAAATTAATGTTTGAACAGTGTCAGGTCTTTGTGATCACGATGAAATGCACTTTCCTTTGTGTACTTCTAAGTAAAGCATTTATTTGGCAAAGTAAAAATCGGATACataattgcttaaaaatatttggttaattgctaaataaaaaaagcgtGAGTGAAGATGAATgatttatttcttaattagTCGGGCAAGTGCCCACAATAACACCCCCTTCTGCCATACTTGCATCAACCTCGACCGGgtcattgttaataaaaatgtttttaacacATCCAACATATGGCAACCTTGTGACAATTCCCCGTGCCCTAGTTGCGTTCAAATATCGGTGTCCGCCTAAGAAGAGAGCACTGGCGGTGTCTGTGGAAGTCGAC of the Tribolium castaneum strain GA2 chromosome 1, icTriCast1.1, whole genome shotgun sequence genome contains:
- the LOC103312325 gene encoding uncharacterized protein LOC103312325, whose translation is MILLAVCLRISTRKYAMMRPSYETWTWVEITLWAIAAACQQGLSHTPSGFASCLIFFLGYLMAYLLYTGFAAAITSILVENVETNANLQNLRIDKLHLISPECTRSEIKQFKERFLVTEYVSDLNALFEKLDINDRIGVGPEISLQQYMVNNLGLDEILSLQTMKLNVRYTQGFLTLRNNSWKKNINKHVIALDESGILQKILKSNLRPVSTLNLNPGYSSAGREHVGSAILLFLGGVLIALLFLVSEFVFYFYKRGRNHINI
- the elgi gene encoding E3 ubiquitin-protein ligase NRDP1 isoform X1 encodes the protein MGFDINRFQGDVDEELVCPICSGVLEDPLQVCLLIFLMEKVLLVLQAPVCEHAFCKSCITEWITRQPTCPVDRQSVTSAQLRPVPRILRNLLSRLCINCDNAQYGCTRVLKLDSLSNHLEECEHNPKRPLPCEKGCGLVIPKDELKDHNCVKELRALIQTQQQKMNDFQQEITEQRFLINEQKREMQLLKEFMRAMRISNPSMRAIADAMERDEVLRWSNFLQRARVTRWGGMISTPDEVLQRMIRRTLTEMGCPNHILDDLMENCHERRWPPGLSSLETRQNNRRQYENYVCKRVPGKQAVLVLACDNTHMGEDMMVEPGLVMIFAHGIE
- the elgi gene encoding E3 ubiquitin-protein ligase NRDP1 isoform X2, with amino-acid sequence MGFDINRFQGDVDEELVCPICSGVLEDPLQAPVCEHAFCKSCITEWITRQPTCPVDRQSVTSAQLRPVPRILRNLLSRLCINCDNAQYGCTRVLKLDSLSNHLEECEHNPKRPLPCEKGCGLVIPKDELKDHNCVKELRALIQTQQQKMNDFQQEITEQRFLINEQKREMQLLKEFMRAMRISNPSMRAIADAMERDEVLRWSNFLQRARVTRWGGMISTPDEVLQRMIRRTLTEMGCPNHILDDLMENCHERRWPPGLSSLETRQNNRRQYENYVCKRVPGKQAVLVLACDNTHMGEDMMVEPGLVMIFAHGIE
- the LOC661672 gene encoding THUMP domain-containing protein 1 homolog, encoding MSKPVVSKQKSKKYYFKKTSNKRLSLDVNLRGFLCSCNNREKDCIKESYNLLNEYADKLYQESNEPEAEQDIDDSLAKEISELKQDKSEKRFQVIESGAKNFLFIRTSLENPVELAEAIIKDVDGSKTQRTKFLLRLIPVEITCKANVSDIVNAFVPLAQKHFVESPQTFCVIFNHRNNNVVSRDEVIKLIAAKVSELRPDHKVDLKEAKVAIIVEVIKGFAFLSVIPDYLKHKKYNLLSLCSQEQVADCN